One segment of Nothobranchius furzeri strain GRZ-AD chromosome 13, NfurGRZ-RIMD1, whole genome shotgun sequence DNA contains the following:
- the cep126 gene encoding centrosomal protein of 126 kDa isoform X1, with protein sequence MQAYRENFSYLSKYRLGNERNLENERQLLVQEQKLCKVRARRFSLETKRRRKALDERRNQVKVEEQRVREKILKQRKQQVQDATERFQRAHLPPSQRYRKPLRRNLPNIEDALSQIQGTFGSHTQQSSLLSNTTNISRTCTPSPKPPIVSKSSHRQALSTVEAYAELLQEVSSIETLQHDSLQGSHGSDCCHSDSLSSKDSLENEDVDQGPSDPQCSDFSLPLDFRKTNSEQNDLCPTSASFSAMMLLDENSAQLPKLHEPTQEKQAASDWTSEDTSIPKASWEFTSNEEQTTTENKPTPHNSDLLTHCKLPNEDPKHFELKYSEKTHNNRDDPSDTVQSSFPKQKAVFILKEQDVYDDNRLKHQSATNMSETSKNGKDILFWTPQTKSTADNFIGAFMQTEKEAYYLSSQKEPCANMNNLNKVLNSELKAEKAINTASLQNASLSNIHSETRECSECPQEENGRKPSPEVSSHPVSKVRFIKGILKKQTKYMSPYGSCRYGPENFTFAKRVALAIRDSVEITRARAKEVEINNGIKKKLRWFDEVHTRKDHQPRLTTESASDKSEPSLTPAASAGYHFTKEAWADVGVQVNLPLEQDHEVKVAHSSTKTNGPKVPQRDRSARVGQGPVPSWTRKGTVIRPQSATEVNQIAKTQGMVMVPRPPPRTESVEEKMHINSTPYGMNCKQARAVEEGLSRNNSVRIFSPPKRVIKTDCAVMYTPQPHLCTCPLSEGDTKSMPMSGHQESHNKTGRENGNALEITPTDDEISQLWHGVRSALHTKDGKKHAQESRQGSRKPGTDQSRQPPGSGSRRLLRMSRPTRQYSGQKAVSSTCSTNLNEGFETTAQFYLAEGLLSENQTVGVTETLRPGTVLQQQGLAPISSEEKKILLSLDKLNHQLYHLQGHV encoded by the exons ATGCAAGCTTACCGGGAAAACTTTTCCTACCTCTC AAAGTACAGGTTGGGAAATGAAAGAAATCTGGAAAATGAGAGGCAACTTTTGGTTCAGGAGCAGAAGTTATGCAAAGTCAGAGCTCGCAGGTTTTCCCTGGAAACCAAACGACGTAGAAA GGCTTTGGATGAAAGACGGAATCAGGTGAAGGTTGAAGAGCAACGTGTGAGAGAGAAGATCCTGAAGCAGCGTAAACAGCAAGTACAAGATGCCACGGAGCGCTTCCAAAGAGCCCATCTGCCTCCGTCGCAGAGATACAGGAAAC CTCTTAGAAGAAATCTTCCAAATATTGAagatgcactcagtcagatccaaggAACCTTTGGTTCACACACCCAGCAGTCGTCTCTGTTGTCCAACACCACAAACATTAGCAG AACCTGCACTCCATCACCTAAGCCTCCCATTGTTTCTAAATCTTCCCACCGCCAAGCCCTTTCTACTGTGGAGGCCTACGCCGAACTGCTGCAAGAGGTGTCCAGTATAGAAACGCTTCAGCATGACAGCCTGCAG GGCAGCCATGGCTCTGATTGCTGCCATTCCGACAGCCTTTCAAGTAAAGACAGCTTGGAGAACGAAGACGTAGATCAAGGCCCATCGGATCCTCAGTGCTCCGACTTTTCACTTCCGCTTGACTTCAGGAAGACCAATTCAGAACAAAATGATTTGTGTCCAACTTCAGCTTCcttctcagcaatgatgcttcttGATGAAAATTCTGCCCAACTACCAAAACTACATGAACCTACGCAGGAAAAACAAGCTGCCTCTGATTGGACCAGTGAGGACACCAGTATTCCTAAAGCTTCTTGGGAATTCACTTCTAATGAGGAACAAACTACAACAGAGAACAAGCCTACCCCACATAACAGCGACTTACTAACTCATTGTAAACTTCCCAATGAAGATCCCAAGCACTTTGAGTTAAAATACTCTGAAAAAACTCACAATAATAGAGATGATCCTAGTGACACAGTCCAGTCCTCATTTCCCAAACAAAAGGCTGTCTTTATTCTAAAAGAGCAGGACGTTTATGATGACAATCGATTGAAACACCAGTCAGCCACAAATATGTCTGAAACTTCTAAAAATGGCAAGGACATTTTGTTTTGGACTCCCCAAACAAAAAGCACAGCAGATAATTTCATCGGAGCTTTCATGCAAACAGAAAAAGAAGCCTACTACCTGTCGTCTCAAAAAGAGCCATGTGCTAACATGAATAATCTCAATAAGGTTTTAAATTCAGAGCTCAAAGCTGAGAAAGCTATAAATACAGCATCACTGCAAAATGCTAGTTTGTCCAATATTCATTCAGAAACACGAGAGTGTTCTGAATGTCCTCAGGAGGAAAACGGACGTAAGCCTTCTCCAGAGGTCTCGTCTCATCCAGTAAGCAAAGTCAGATTTATTAAGGGAATCCTTAAAAAACAGACCAAATATATGTCGCCATATGGCTCATGTAGATATGGCCCTGAgaattttacttttgcaaaacGTGTAGCATTAGCAATAAGAGATAGTGTTGAAATAACAAGAGCAAGAGCCAAAGAAGTGGAGATCAACAACGGTATAAAAAAGAAGCTGCGCTGGTTTGATGAGGTCCATACGAGAAAAGACCACCAGCCAAGACTCACTACAGAGTCAGCGTCTGACAAGTCTGAACCCAGTCTGACCCCGGCTGCCTCTGCTGGATATCACTTTACCAAAGAAGCGTGGGCAGATGTTGGAGTTCAAGTCAACTTGCCCCTGGAACAAGATCACGAGGTCAAGGTGGCACATAGCAGCACCAAGACCAATGGCCCAAAAGTCCCTCAGCGAGATCGCTCCGCCAGAGTTGGACAGGGTCCTGTTCCCTCGTGGACAAGAAAGGGCACTGTCATACGACCTCAATCTGCCACCGAGGTGAATCAGATTGCCAAAACCCAAGGGATGGTCATGGTGCCCCGCCCACCTCCCAGGACAGAGTCCGTGGAAGAAAAAATGCACATCAATAGCACTCCATATGGCATGAACTGTAAACAGGCCCGGGCTGTAGAGGAGGGCCTGTCCAGGAACAACTCAGTGAGAATTTTCTCACCTCCCAAACGTGTAATCAAAACAGACTGTGCTGTTATGTACACACCTCAACCGCACTTGTGCACATGCCCCCTTTCAGAGGGTGACACGAAGAGCATGCCCATGTCAGGTCATCAGGAGTCTCACAACaagacaggaagagaaaatggcaaCGCACTGGAAATCACTCCCACAGATGATGAGATTTCACAGCTGTGGCACGGTGTCCGTAGCGCCTTACACACAAAGGATG GTAAAAAACATGCTCAGGAGAGCAGACAGGGCTCAAGGAAACCTGGCACTGACCAGAGCAGACAGCCTCCGGGGTCAGGAAGCAGGAGACTTCTTCGGATGTCTCGG CCTACAAGACAATATTCTGGGCAAAAAGCAGTTTCAAGTACTTGTAGCACAAATTTAAATGAAG GTTTTGAGACTACAGCTCAGTTCTACCTGGCTGAAGGCCTTCTGAGTGAGAATCAAACTGTGGGCGTTACGGAGACGCTGAGGCCTGGAACCGTGCTGCAACAGCAGGGGCTCGCCCCTATTtcctcagaggagaagaaaaTCCTTCTCTCTCTTGACAAACTCAACCACCAGCTTTACC ATTTGCAAGGACACGTGTAA
- the cep126 gene encoding centrosomal protein of 126 kDa isoform X2 codes for MKEIWKMRGNFWFRSRSYAKSELAGFPWKPNDVESHSPQTHSQQWPSHRRTSGDDGCWCCRALDERRNQVKVEEQRVREKILKQRKQQVQDATERFQRAHLPPSQRYRKPLRRNLPNIEDALSQIQGTFGSHTQQSSLLSNTTNISRTCTPSPKPPIVSKSSHRQALSTVEAYAELLQEVSSIETLQHDSLQGSHGSDCCHSDSLSSKDSLENEDVDQGPSDPQCSDFSLPLDFRKTNSEQNDLCPTSASFSAMMLLDENSAQLPKLHEPTQEKQAASDWTSEDTSIPKASWEFTSNEEQTTTENKPTPHNSDLLTHCKLPNEDPKHFELKYSEKTHNNRDDPSDTVQSSFPKQKAVFILKEQDVYDDNRLKHQSATNMSETSKNGKDILFWTPQTKSTADNFIGAFMQTEKEAYYLSSQKEPCANMNNLNKVLNSELKAEKAINTASLQNASLSNIHSETRECSECPQEENGRKPSPEVSSHPVSKVRFIKGILKKQTKYMSPYGSCRYGPENFTFAKRVALAIRDSVEITRARAKEVEINNGIKKKLRWFDEVHTRKDHQPRLTTESASDKSEPSLTPAASAGYHFTKEAWADVGVQVNLPLEQDHEVKVAHSSTKTNGPKVPQRDRSARVGQGPVPSWTRKGTVIRPQSATEVNQIAKTQGMVMVPRPPPRTESVEEKMHINSTPYGMNCKQARAVEEGLSRNNSVRIFSPPKRVIKTDCAVMYTPQPHLCTCPLSEGDTKSMPMSGHQESHNKTGRENGNALEITPTDDEISQLWHGVRSALHTKDGKKHAQESRQGSRKPGTDQSRQPPGSGSRRLLRMSRPTRQYSGQKAVSSTCSTNLNEGFETTAQFYLAEGLLSENQTVGVTETLRPGTVLQQQGLAPISSEEKKILLSLDKLNHQLYHLQGHV; via the exons ATGAAAGAAATCTGGAAAATGAGAGGCAACTTTTGGTTCAGGAGCAGAAGTTATGCAAAGTCAGAGCTCGCAGGTTTTCCCTGGAAACCAAACGACGTAGAAA gtcattctCCTCAGACACACAGCCAACAATGGCCGAGTCATCGGAGAACTTCTGGAGACGacggctgctggtgttgtag GGCTTTGGATGAAAGACGGAATCAGGTGAAGGTTGAAGAGCAACGTGTGAGAGAGAAGATCCTGAAGCAGCGTAAACAGCAAGTACAAGATGCCACGGAGCGCTTCCAAAGAGCCCATCTGCCTCCGTCGCAGAGATACAGGAAAC CTCTTAGAAGAAATCTTCCAAATATTGAagatgcactcagtcagatccaaggAACCTTTGGTTCACACACCCAGCAGTCGTCTCTGTTGTCCAACACCACAAACATTAGCAG AACCTGCACTCCATCACCTAAGCCTCCCATTGTTTCTAAATCTTCCCACCGCCAAGCCCTTTCTACTGTGGAGGCCTACGCCGAACTGCTGCAAGAGGTGTCCAGTATAGAAACGCTTCAGCATGACAGCCTGCAG GGCAGCCATGGCTCTGATTGCTGCCATTCCGACAGCCTTTCAAGTAAAGACAGCTTGGAGAACGAAGACGTAGATCAAGGCCCATCGGATCCTCAGTGCTCCGACTTTTCACTTCCGCTTGACTTCAGGAAGACCAATTCAGAACAAAATGATTTGTGTCCAACTTCAGCTTCcttctcagcaatgatgcttcttGATGAAAATTCTGCCCAACTACCAAAACTACATGAACCTACGCAGGAAAAACAAGCTGCCTCTGATTGGACCAGTGAGGACACCAGTATTCCTAAAGCTTCTTGGGAATTCACTTCTAATGAGGAACAAACTACAACAGAGAACAAGCCTACCCCACATAACAGCGACTTACTAACTCATTGTAAACTTCCCAATGAAGATCCCAAGCACTTTGAGTTAAAATACTCTGAAAAAACTCACAATAATAGAGATGATCCTAGTGACACAGTCCAGTCCTCATTTCCCAAACAAAAGGCTGTCTTTATTCTAAAAGAGCAGGACGTTTATGATGACAATCGATTGAAACACCAGTCAGCCACAAATATGTCTGAAACTTCTAAAAATGGCAAGGACATTTTGTTTTGGACTCCCCAAACAAAAAGCACAGCAGATAATTTCATCGGAGCTTTCATGCAAACAGAAAAAGAAGCCTACTACCTGTCGTCTCAAAAAGAGCCATGTGCTAACATGAATAATCTCAATAAGGTTTTAAATTCAGAGCTCAAAGCTGAGAAAGCTATAAATACAGCATCACTGCAAAATGCTAGTTTGTCCAATATTCATTCAGAAACACGAGAGTGTTCTGAATGTCCTCAGGAGGAAAACGGACGTAAGCCTTCTCCAGAGGTCTCGTCTCATCCAGTAAGCAAAGTCAGATTTATTAAGGGAATCCTTAAAAAACAGACCAAATATATGTCGCCATATGGCTCATGTAGATATGGCCCTGAgaattttacttttgcaaaacGTGTAGCATTAGCAATAAGAGATAGTGTTGAAATAACAAGAGCAAGAGCCAAAGAAGTGGAGATCAACAACGGTATAAAAAAGAAGCTGCGCTGGTTTGATGAGGTCCATACGAGAAAAGACCACCAGCCAAGACTCACTACAGAGTCAGCGTCTGACAAGTCTGAACCCAGTCTGACCCCGGCTGCCTCTGCTGGATATCACTTTACCAAAGAAGCGTGGGCAGATGTTGGAGTTCAAGTCAACTTGCCCCTGGAACAAGATCACGAGGTCAAGGTGGCACATAGCAGCACCAAGACCAATGGCCCAAAAGTCCCTCAGCGAGATCGCTCCGCCAGAGTTGGACAGGGTCCTGTTCCCTCGTGGACAAGAAAGGGCACTGTCATACGACCTCAATCTGCCACCGAGGTGAATCAGATTGCCAAAACCCAAGGGATGGTCATGGTGCCCCGCCCACCTCCCAGGACAGAGTCCGTGGAAGAAAAAATGCACATCAATAGCACTCCATATGGCATGAACTGTAAACAGGCCCGGGCTGTAGAGGAGGGCCTGTCCAGGAACAACTCAGTGAGAATTTTCTCACCTCCCAAACGTGTAATCAAAACAGACTGTGCTGTTATGTACACACCTCAACCGCACTTGTGCACATGCCCCCTTTCAGAGGGTGACACGAAGAGCATGCCCATGTCAGGTCATCAGGAGTCTCACAACaagacaggaagagaaaatggcaaCGCACTGGAAATCACTCCCACAGATGATGAGATTTCACAGCTGTGGCACGGTGTCCGTAGCGCCTTACACACAAAGGATG GTAAAAAACATGCTCAGGAGAGCAGACAGGGCTCAAGGAAACCTGGCACTGACCAGAGCAGACAGCCTCCGGGGTCAGGAAGCAGGAGACTTCTTCGGATGTCTCGG CCTACAAGACAATATTCTGGGCAAAAAGCAGTTTCAAGTACTTGTAGCACAAATTTAAATGAAG GTTTTGAGACTACAGCTCAGTTCTACCTGGCTGAAGGCCTTCTGAGTGAGAATCAAACTGTGGGCGTTACGGAGACGCTGAGGCCTGGAACCGTGCTGCAACAGCAGGGGCTCGCCCCTATTtcctcagaggagaagaaaaTCCTTCTCTCTCTTGACAAACTCAACCACCAGCTTTACC ATTTGCAAGGACACGTGTAA